CGGTCATTGTCTGGTTCTCCGCCCTGTTTTGTTGAGGATGACCAAGGAACCATGCACTAAACCCCAGGGTAGTTCAACGGTACACAACGCCCAGGATCAGGCGGTTGCGCCCCATTCTGATGACCACCCTGACAGAGATAACGCGGCTGGCCATCGGCATGGGCGCAGGCACCAATGTCGGCTGCCAGTTGCGTCAGCGCGCCGTCGGTCCTGCTGGCCGGGGAGAGAGTACGGTGCGCGCAGGGCGTCTGCCGCCGGCATTCCGCGATGCAATCCAGGCTCTTCACTTTGCGTGCAAAACCGGTACAATGCCCGGCTTACTCAAGTTTGCCGTAGCCGTGTCTGCGCTCCCAGGTGGGCGCGGCTTTGTTCAGTTGAAGAGGTTGGTTTACGCAATGGTAACCATTCGTTTGGCGAGGACCGGAGCCAAGAAGCGCCCGTTCTACCACATCGTGGTGACGGACAGCCGCAACGCCCGTGATGGCCGTTTCATCGAGCGCCTGGGCTTTTTTAACCCCATCGCTGCCGGCCAGGAAGAGCCCCTGCGGGTGGACCTGGAGCGTGCGCGTCACTGGCTGGACAAGGGTGCCCGCCCGTCCGAGCGTGCCGCCAAGCTGCTGCGCAAGGCCGAGGCCCAGGGCGCGACTGCGGCTGCCGAGTAACGCTGCCCGGGGCAGTAGGGGATGGCCGACGACATCGTGCTGATGGGCGAGGTGGTTGGCCTGCATGGCGTGCGGGGCTGGGTGAAGGTGTTTTCCCACACCGAGCCGCGAGCCGCCATTCTGGACTATCCCCGCTGGTACCTGCGCCGCGGTAACGCAGACTGGGCCCCGGTGGAGCGCACCGGGGGCCGTGCGCAGGGCAAGGGGCTCGTTGTTGCCTTTGAGGGTGTGA
The genomic region above belongs to Alkalispirillum mobile and contains:
- the rpsP gene encoding 30S ribosomal protein S16 — its product is MVTIRLARTGAKKRPFYHIVVTDSRNARDGRFIERLGFFNPIAAGQEEPLRVDLERARHWLDKGARPSERAAKLLRKAEAQGATAAAE